The Budorcas taxicolor isolate Tak-1 chromosome 18, Takin1.1, whole genome shotgun sequence genome window below encodes:
- the DEF8 gene encoding differentially expressed in FDCP 8 homolog codes for MEYDEKLARFRQVHLNPFNKQQHEQGAGEEAPDITSQARLPELPPGEPESRCPERVMDLGLSEDHFARPVGLFLASDVQQLRQAIQECKQVILDLPEHSEKQKDAVVRLIHLRLKLQELKDPSEDEPNIRVLLEHRFYKEKSKSVKQTCDKCNTVIWGLIQTWYTCTGCYYRCHSKCLNLISKPCVRSKVSHQAEYELNICPEAGLDSQDYRCAECRAPISLRGVPSEARQCDYTGQYYCSHCHWNDLAVIPARVVHNWDFEPRKVSRGSMRYLALMMSRPVLRLREINPLLFNYVEELVEIRKLRQDILLMKPYFITCREAMAARLLLQLQDRQHFVENDEMYSVQDLLDTHTGRLGCSLAETHTLFAKHIKLDCERCQAKGFVCELCREGDVLFPFDSHTSVCADCSAVFHRDCYYDNSTTCPRCARLTLRKQSLFREPGPDLDA; via the exons ATGGAATATGACGAGAAGCTCGCCCGGTTCCGGCAGGTCCATCTCAACCCCTTCAACAAGCAGCAGCATGAGCAGGGGGCTGGCGAGGAGGCCCCGGACATTACTTCTCAAG CACGCCTGCCTGAGCTGCCTCCCGGGGAGCCAGAGTCCCGCTGCCCAGAGCGTGTGATGGATCTTGGCCTGTCTGAGGACCACTTCGCTCGCCCCGTG GGCCTGTTCCTGGCCTCTGATGTCCAGCAGCTGCGGCAGGCCATCCAGGAGTGCAAGCAAGTCATCCTGGACCTGCCAGAGCACTCGGAGAAGCAGAAGGACGCCGTGGTGAGACTCATTCATCTCCGGCTGAAGCTGCAGGAGCTGAAG GACCCCAGTGAGGATGAGCCCAACATTCGAGTCCTTCTTGAGCACCGCTTCTACAAGGAGAAGAGCAAGAGTGTGAAGCAGACATGTGACAAGTGTAACACAGTCATCTGGGGCCTCATTCAGACCTGGTACACCTGCACAG GGTGTTATTACCGCTGTCACAGCAAGTGTTTGAACCTCATCTCCAAGCCCTGTGTGCGGTCCAAAGTCAGCCACCAGGCCGAGTATGAGCTGAACATCTGCCCTGAGGCAGGCCTGGACAGCCAGGATTACCGCTGTGCTGAATGCCGAGCACCCATCTCTCTGC GGGGCGTGCCCAGCGAGGCCCGGCAGTGCGACTACACTGGCCAGTACTACTGCAGCCACTGCCACTGGAACGATCTGGCTGTCATCCCAGCGCGTGTGGTGCACAACTGGGACTTCGAGCCGCGCAAG GTGTCCCGTGGCAGCATGCGCTACCTGGCGCTGATGATGTCGAGGCCAGTGCTCCGGCTCCGGGAGATCAATCCTCTGCTGTTCAACTATGTGGAGGAGCTAGTAGAGATCCGG AAGCTGCGCCAGGATATCTTGCTCATGAAGCCATATTTTATCACCTGCAGGGAGGCCATGGCAGCGCGCCTGCTCCTGCAG CTCCAGGACCGGCAGCACTTTGTGGAGAACGATGAGATGTACTCGGTGCAGGACCTGCTGGACACGCACACGGGCCGGCTGGGCTGCTCTCTGGCTGAGACCCACACGCTGTTTGCCAAGCACATCAAACTGGACTGTGAG CGGTGCCAGGCCAAGGGCTTTGTGTGCGAGCTCTGCCGGGAGGGAGATGTGCTGTTCCCCTTTGACAGCCACACGTCCGTGTGCGCCGACTGCTCTGCCGTCTTCCACAG GGACTGCTACTACGACAATTCCACCACGTGCCCTAGGTGTGCGCGCCTCACTCTGCGGAAGCAGTCGCTCTTCCGGGAGCCTGGTCCAGACCTGGACGCCTGA
- the LOC128063437 gene encoding tigger transposable element-derived protein 1-like, protein MPGKRSLNAAVIRSAKRERKAITLDVKLEVLRRFEVGEKLSQIAKALGLAASTVATIRDNKDKIKASSQIATPLRASRLTRHRSAVMETMERLLRLWLEDQSQRNVPLSVTVIQKKAKSLFDDLQREQGESSQTEKFNASKGWFVRFKERHCLPHFKMNIAAPAKEDEYPEILKSIIQEGEYTPQQVFNVDETGLYWKRLPERTFLSVEERAQPGFKSSKDRLMLLLGGNAAGDFKLKPLLVYHSENPKALKGYSKPNLPVIWRSSRKAWATRSIFHEWFTYFFCPAIEKYCAQNNLTNKALLILDKAPCHPVNLSHLSDNVRVEYLHDSTADSIQPMGQGVASAFRAHYLRRTFEHILEATDGEDTAEIREFWRNYSIVDAVDNIAVAWGELRPATMNSVWKKIWPECVHFQSASQTDGIAQLQQNIVILAKSVAVGEVGEADVDQLLQSHEEGLSNEELMQLEQEPAGEEEEGEEAAPALRQLTTRELSAAFSHFEAGLQVLTSNSPDAVWKRQVSRAINDAISCYRELYSEKERCSKQLS, encoded by the coding sequence ATGCCTGGGAAAAGGTCCCTAAACGCCGCAGTCATCCGGAGTgccaaaagggaaaggaaagcaaTCACCCTCGACGTGAAGTTAGAAGTGTTAAGACGGTTTGAAGTGGGTGAGAAGCTCAGCCAGATCGCAAAGGCCTTAGGCCTTGCTGCCTCTACAGTGGCGACCATCAGAGATAATAAAGACAAAATCAAAGCGAGTTCACAAATAGCCACTCCTTTGAGAGCCTCCCGGTTGACTCGCCACCGAAGTGCGGTCATGGAGACCATGGAGAGGTTGTTGCGCTTGTGGCTTGAAGACCAGAGCCAGCGAAACGTGCCCCTGAGTGTCACCGTTATTCAGAAGAAGGCCAAGAGTTTGTTTGATGACTTACAGCGTGAGCAAGGTGAAAGCTCTCAAACAGAAAAGTTTAATGCAAGTAAAGGGTGGTTTGTGAGATTCAAGGAACGCCACTGTTTGCCCCACTTCAAGATGAACATTGCAGCTCCTGCCAAGGAGGATGAATATCCGGAAATACTGAAGAGCATCATTCAGGAAGGTGAGTACACCCCCCAGCAAGTTTTTAATGTGGATGAGACAGgtctttattggaaaagactgccTGAAAGAACGTTTCTTTCAGTAGAAGAGAGAGCTCAGCCAGGATTTAAATCATCCAAAGATCGCTTGATGCTGCTTCTTGGTGGCAACGCAGCTGGGGACTTCAAGTTGAAACCCCTATTGGTGTACCACTCAGAAAACCCCAAGGCTCTGAAGGGGTACTCCAAGCCCAATCTGCCCGTGATTTGGCGCTCAAGCAGAAAGGCTTGGGCAACCAGGAGCATCTTTCATGAATGGTTCACATATTTTTTTTGCCCTGCCATTGAGAAATACTGTGCCCAAAATAACCTGACCAACAAAGCCCTGCTCATCTTAGACAAGGCACCATGCCACCCAGTCAATCTGAGCCATCTGTCTGATAATGTAAGAGTGGAGTATCTTCATGACAGCACAGCTGACTCGATCCAGCCCATGGGTCAAGGTGTAGCCTCTGCCTTCAGAGCTCATTACCTGAGAAGGACTTTTGAGCACATCCTAGAAGCAACAGATGGGGAGGATACAGCAGAGATCAGGGAGTTCTGGAGAAACTACAGCATTGTGGACGCTGTGGACAACATCGCAGTAGCCTGGGGGGAGCTCAGACCAGCAACAATGAACAGTGTGTGGAAGAAGATTTGGCCTGAGTGTGTTCATTTCCAGAGTGCTTCCCAAACAGATGGCATTGCACAGCTTCAACAAAATATTGTGATCCTTGCCAAGAGTGTGGCTGTTGGAGAGGTGGGAGAAGCTGATGTGGACCAGCTGCTGCAGTCCCACGAGGAGGGTCTCTCGAATGAGGAGCTGATGCAGCTGGAGCAGGAGCctgcaggagaggaggaggagggtgaagAGGCTGCCCCTGCCCTGCGCCAACTAACCACACGGGAGCTGTCAGCAGCCTTCTCACATTTTGAGGCCGGCTTGCAGGTCCTTACCAGTAACAGCCCTGATGCCGTGTGGAAACGTCAAGTTTCAAGAGCAATCAATGATGCAATAAGCTGCTACAGGGAGCTGTACAGTGAGAAGGAGCGGTGCTCCAAACAGCTCTCCTAG